A genome region from Cerasicoccus sp. TK19100 includes the following:
- the gcvPB gene encoding aminomethyl-transferring glycine dehydrogenase subunit GcvPB, with the protein MSYLSDNPRESARHYIPAGDADTSAMLEKIGLKTLRDLYNHIPAEAFQDGELALPDELGYAETQTKMQGLADKNTIRANFIGDGLPDYSVDPIAPYVCTIRNLATAYTPYQPERSQGTLITHWIYQCALTSLTGFEAINSSLYDRATALFEAICCSLRIARKADTVLVAGNLYPGDIEVLETLLPETDIKVDYIAPNPATGLLDADMVRSRAEALGSSLAAVAFPQVNNLGLLEDVDALTDAIQAAGALAIAVIDPILLADGGLKPPSQYGQKGADILVGEAQHLAIGPNFGGPGLGLFGVRHNDEVKNHVRSTPGRFVGQAKDEAGRDCCVMVMSTREQHIRKDKATSNICSNQAFISTIAGASLIARGDAGLGAMLAKSRELAAKFVASCSAQLAFPNASCLNEVTIVVNNAEAFIEKGRESGLWAGVNVSSRINDGRQLVKLSFTDRQSDEDVAKLAALVGGESDSAIPEVPAALLRTEAPGIPAFSQEQLQGYYQQLGELNVSPDDACYPLGSCTMKYNPALNEWAAGLTGFTDAHPQAPHADMQGCLEVLYDVQEWFKAITGLPAVTTQPVAGAQGELVGLKLFQAYHRHAGEEHRDVVLIPRSAHGTNFATASMAGLATGKIDGKMRGIVLLEDGEDGRIDMEDFDKKLAEYGDRLCGVMITNPNTCGLFETDFKLVADKVHAAGGLVYMDGANMNAIAGWLDLDKLGVDAVHNNLHKTWTIPHGGGGPGDAMVAVSSRLIDFLPGYQIEKQGEQFVPVKPKHSIGSFHRHWGNFAHKIRAYTYLLRLGKDGVRRMSAMSVLASRYLLSRLRERYPTLPAGAPNAPRMHEFILTLSEDDFKRLEAAGVPRALAITRVGKLFLDFGFHAPTVAWPEQFGLMIEPTESYTQAELDRFADAVIRIKDVIEQHPDALNTAPRFTPVDRVDEVSANRQLTLSAPLTGLPSLHENRLSPRVIAEMPVDEIFERVTGCCVTA; encoded by the coding sequence ATGTCTTATTTGAGCGACAATCCACGCGAATCCGCCCGCCACTACATCCCCGCCGGGGACGCCGACACCAGCGCCATGCTGGAGAAAATCGGCCTGAAAACACTCCGCGACCTCTATAACCACATACCCGCCGAGGCCTTTCAGGACGGCGAACTCGCGCTGCCGGACGAGCTGGGCTACGCCGAAACGCAGACCAAAATGCAGGGCCTGGCGGACAAGAATACCATCCGCGCCAACTTCATCGGTGACGGCCTGCCGGACTACTCCGTGGACCCCATCGCGCCCTATGTTTGCACGATTCGCAATCTCGCCACGGCCTACACCCCCTACCAGCCAGAGCGCAGCCAAGGCACGCTCATCACGCACTGGATCTACCAATGCGCCCTCACCTCGCTGACCGGATTTGAGGCAATAAATTCCTCCCTTTACGACCGCGCCACGGCGCTCTTTGAGGCCATTTGCTGCTCCCTGCGCATCGCGCGCAAGGCGGACACCGTCCTCGTCGCGGGCAACCTCTACCCGGGCGACATCGAGGTGCTCGAAACGCTCCTGCCGGAGACGGACATCAAGGTCGACTACATCGCGCCCAACCCTGCCACCGGCCTGCTCGATGCCGACATGGTCCGCTCGCGCGCTGAGGCTTTGGGCAGCTCTCTGGCCGCCGTCGCGTTCCCACAGGTCAACAACCTCGGCCTGCTGGAAGACGTCGATGCGCTGACCGACGCCATCCAGGCCGCGGGCGCGCTGGCGATTGCCGTGATTGACCCGATTTTGCTCGCCGACGGCGGGCTCAAGCCACCCAGCCAATACGGCCAAAAGGGCGCAGACATCCTCGTGGGCGAAGCGCAGCACCTCGCCATCGGCCCCAACTTCGGCGGGCCGGGCCTCGGCTTGTTTGGCGTGCGCCACAACGACGAAGTTAAAAACCACGTCCGCTCGACGCCAGGTCGCTTCGTTGGCCAGGCTAAGGACGAGGCCGGCCGAGACTGTTGCGTAATGGTCATGTCCACCCGTGAGCAGCACATCCGCAAGGACAAGGCCACGTCGAACATTTGCTCAAACCAGGCGTTTATTTCAACCATCGCCGGTGCCTCGCTGATTGCGCGTGGTGACGCCGGTCTTGGTGCCATGCTGGCCAAGAGCCGCGAGCTGGCCGCGAAGTTTGTCGCCTCCTGCAGCGCGCAGTTGGCCTTCCCGAACGCGAGCTGCCTGAACGAGGTAACCATCGTCGTGAACAACGCCGAAGCCTTCATTGAAAAGGGCCGCGAGTCCGGTCTCTGGGCCGGTGTCAACGTAAGCAGCCGCATCAACGACGGCCGCCAGTTGGTCAAGCTGAGCTTCACCGACCGCCAGAGCGATGAGGATGTCGCCAAGCTGGCCGCGCTGGTCGGCGGCGAGTCCGACTCCGCCATTCCCGAGGTCCCCGCCGCGCTCCTGCGCACCGAGGCACCCGGCATCCCGGCCTTTTCCCAGGAGCAATTGCAGGGTTATTATCAACAACTCGGCGAGTTAAACGTCTCTCCGGATGACGCCTGCTATCCGCTCGGCTCCTGCACGATGAAATACAACCCCGCGCTCAACGAGTGGGCCGCCGGGCTGACCGGCTTTACCGACGCCCACCCGCAGGCCCCACACGCCGACATGCAGGGCTGCCTCGAAGTGCTTTACGATGTGCAGGAGTGGTTCAAGGCCATCACCGGCCTCCCCGCCGTGACCACGCAACCGGTCGCGGGCGCCCAGGGTGAGCTCGTCGGCCTGAAGCTTTTCCAGGCCTACCACCGCCACGCTGGCGAGGAGCACCGCGACGTGGTGCTGATCCCCCGCAGCGCCCACGGCACGAATTTCGCCACGGCATCCATGGCCGGCCTGGCCACGGGCAAGATCGACGGCAAGATGCGCGGTATCGTCCTGCTCGAAGACGGCGAAGACGGCCGCATCGACATGGAAGATTTCGACAAGAAACTCGCCGAATATGGCGACCGCCTTTGCGGGGTGATGATCACCAACCCCAACACCTGCGGCCTGTTCGAGACCGACTTTAAACTCGTCGCCGACAAGGTGCACGCGGCCGGTGGCCTCGTCTACATGGACGGTGCCAACATGAACGCCATCGCCGGCTGGCTCGACCTCGACAAGCTCGGCGTCGACGCCGTCCACAACAACCTACACAAAACCTGGACCATTCCACATGGTGGTGGTGGCCCGGGCGACGCCATGGTGGCCGTCTCCTCCCGCCTGATCGACTTCCTGCCCGGCTATCAGATCGAAAAGCAAGGCGAGCAATTCGTCCCGGTTAAGCCTAAGCACAGCATCGGCTCATTCCACCGCCATTGGGGCAATTTCGCGCATAAAATCCGCGCCTACACTTACCTGCTGCGCCTCGGCAAAGACGGTGTCCGCCGCATGTCCGCGATGTCCGTTCTGGCCTCGCGCTACCTGCTCAGCCGTCTGCGCGAGCGCTACCCGACGCTGCCCGCCGGTGCCCCCAACGCCCCGCGCATGCACGAGTTCATCCTCACCCTGAGCGAAGACGACTTCAAGCGCCTCGAAGCCGCCGGCGTGCCCCGCGCCCTGGCGATCACCCGCGTGGGCAAGCTCTTCCTCGACTTCGGGTTCCACGCGCCGACCGTCGCCTGGCCCGAGCAGTTTGGCCTGATGATCGAACCTACGGAAAGCTACACGCAGGCCGAGCTCGACCGCTTTGCCGACGCCGTGATCCGCATCAAGGACGTCATCGAGCAGCACCCGGACGCGCTCAACACCGCGCCGCGCTTCACGCCGGTGGACCGCGTGGACGAAGTCTCCGCCAACCGCCAACTAACGCTCTCCGCCCCGCTGACCGGCCTCCCCAGTCTGCACGAAAACCGCCTTTCCCCGCGCGTCATCGCCGAGATGCCGGTGGACGAGATTTTCGAGCGCGTCACCGGCTGCTGCGTGACGGCCTAG